Proteins co-encoded in one Anguilla anguilla isolate fAngAng1 chromosome 16, fAngAng1.pri, whole genome shotgun sequence genomic window:
- the LOC118215672 gene encoding dipeptidase 1-like produces the protein MWWFWTLWAVVALTHCSAMDRNKDKALKLMKQTPLIDGHNDLPWQIRKQFNNQLSKVDLNTIQTTHTNIPKIKEGHLAAQFWSAYVPCDTQHKDAVRQTLDQIDIIHRMCDAYPESFMFATSSQDIMEAFIQNKTASLIGVEGGHSIDSSLGILRIMYRLGVRYLTLTHSCNTPWVDNWKVDTGTEAPVHNGLSPFGKQVIKEMNRLGMLIDLAHVSEKVMNQVLDLSKAPVIFSHSSAYSLCQHKRNVPDAVLKRVRDKAGIVMVNFYNDYVTCSQTANLSQVADHFDHIKRVAGHTVIGFGSDYDGVRRVPKGLEDVSKFPDLVAELLRRGWNDTEVRGALGENLLRVLKDVERVRDSLSKDQPDDVPIPYEQVENACRTNYGYFPLDNAGHSASQSPLVLALATLLCWFFGGSSYSCRP, from the exons ATGTGGTGGTTTTGGACACTGTGGGCTGTTGTGGCTCTCACGCACTGCTCCGCTATGGACCGCAACAAGGACAAAGCCTTAAAGCTGATGAAGCAGACCCCTCTGATAGATGG ACACAATGACCTTCCCTGGCAGATAAGGAAGCAATTCAACAACCAGCTTAGCAAAGTGGATCTGAACACcatacaaaccacacacaccaacatccCCAAAATTAAAGAGGGCCATCTGGCAGCACAG TTCTGGTCTGCCTACGTACCATGTGACACGCAGCACAAGGACGCAGTCAGGCAAACTCTGGATCAGATTGACATCATCCACAGAATGTGTGATGCATACCCAGAATCCTTCATGTTTGCCACCAGCAGCCAAG ATATAATGGAAGCTTTTATCCAGAACAAAACTGCCAGTCTGATTGGAGTGGAGGGCGGGCACTCCATCGACAGCAGCCTGGGCATTCTGCGGATCATGTACCGGCTGGGTGTGCGCTACCTCACCCTCACGCATAGCTGCAATACACCCTG GGTTGATAACTGGAAAGTGGATACAGGAACAGAAGCCCCAGTGCATAATGGATTGTCTCCATTTGGAAAA CAAGTGATAAAGGAGATGAATCGCCTAGGGATGCTGATTGACTTGGCGCACGTGTCCGAGAAGGTGATGAATCAGGTGCTGGATTTATCCAAGGCTCCAGTCATCTTCAGCCATTCCTCTGCATACTCTCTGTGCCAACACAAGCGGAACGTTCCGGATGCTGTTCTTAAGAGAGTG AGAGACAAGGCAGGGATTGTCATGGTGAACTTCTACAACGACTACGTCACATGCAGCCAGACGGCTAATCTCTCCCAAGTGGCAG ATCACTTTGATCACATCAAAAGGGTAGCCGGCCACACAGTCATTGGCTTTGGTTCTGATTATGACGGAGTGAGAAG AGTGCCCAAGGGTCTGGAGGATGTCTCCAAGTTTCCCGACCTTGTGGCAGAGCTGTTGAGGCGGGGCTGGAACGACACAGAGGTCAGAGGCGCATTGGGAGAGAATTTGCTCAGGGTCCTCAAGGACGTGGAGAGG GTGCGAGACAGCCTCAGTAAAGATCAACCAGATGATGTACCCATCCCCTATGAGCAGGTGGAGAATGCCTGCAGGACCAACTACGGCTACTTTCCGCTGGACAATGCCGGACACTCCGCATCCCAGAGTCCTCTTGTGCTGGCCCTAGCCACATTGCTGTGCTGGTTTTTTGGGGGCTCATCCTATTCCTGCAGACCATAA